NNNNNNNNNNNNNNNNNNNNNNNNNNNNNNNNNNNNNNNNNNNNNNNNNNNNNNNNNNNNNNNNNNNNNNNNNNNNNNNNNNNNNNNNNNNNNNNNNNNNNNNNNNNNNNNNNNNNNNNNNNNNNNNNNNNNNNNNNNNNNNNNNNNNNNNNNNNNNNNNNNNNNNNNNNNNNNNNNNNNNNNNNNNNNNNNNNNNNNNNNNNNNNNNNNNNNNNNNNNNNNNNNNNNNNNNNNNNNNNNNNNNNNNNNNNNNNNNNNNNNNNNNNNNNNNNNNNNNNNNNNNNNNNNNNNNNNNNNNNNNNNNNNNNNNNNNNNNNNNNNNNNNNNNNNNNNNNNNNNNNNNNNNNNNNNNNNNNNNNNNNNNNNNNNNNNNNNNNNNNNNNNNNNNNNNNNNNNNNNNNNNNNNNNNNNNNNNNNNNNNNNNNNNNNNNNNNNNNNNNNNNNNNNNNNNNNNNNNNNNNNNNNNNNNNNNNNNNNNNNNNNNNNNNNNNNNNNNNNNNNNNNNNNNNNNNNNNNNNNNNNNNNNNNNNNNNNNNNNNNNNNNNNNNNNNNNNNNNNNNNNNNNNNNNNNNNNNNNNNNNNNNNNNNNNNNNNNNNNNNNNNNNNNNNNNNNNNNNNNNNNNNNNNNNNNNNNNNNNNNNNNNNNNNNNNNNNNNNNNNNNNNNNNNNNNNNNNNNNNNNNNNNNNNNNNNNNNNNNNNNNNNNNNNNNNNNNNNNNNNNNNNNNNNNNNNNNNNNNNNNNNNNNNNNNNNNNNNNNNNNNNNNNNNNNNNNNNNNNNNNNNNNNNNNNNNNNNNNNNNNNNNNNNNNNNNNNNNNNNNNNNNNNNNNNNNNNNNNNNNNNNNNNNNNNNNNNNNNNNNNNNNNNNNNNNNNNNNNNNNNNNNNNNNNNNNNNNNNNNNNNNNNNNNNNNNNNNNNNNNNNNNNNNNNNNNNNNNNNNNNNNNNNNNNNNNNNNNNNNNNNNNNNNNNNNNNNNNNNNNNNNNNNNNNNNNNNNNNNNNCTGTTAAAAGATCACATTCTCTTAAAGCCTATCGAAGAATGCTATGAGAAACTAATCTTCAAtacaatgtataaatgtattttgcAATTCATAATTTCATTGCAGCATTTGATCACAATGAATTCGCAATTTTGTTTCATCAGTAAAAGTGTTCGATTCAGAACGGAACCATAACTTCTTNNNNNNNNNNNNNNNNNNNNNNNNNNNNNNNNNNNNNNNNGAAACATATTAAAACAAGAACCTTTTTGCGGGACGGTGTGTGGTGGCTGTGCGTGCGTTTATAGTCATTGGGGCAGGTTGCGCCGTGCTCACTGACACCCTTCGCGGTTGATGAATTACAGCGTGTCGACCACTGTCTTTGTAAATCTTCATTTTCAGNNNNNNNNNNNNNNNNNNNNNNNNNNNNNNNNNNNNNNNNNNNNNNNNNNNNNNNNNNNNNNNNNNNNNNNNNNNNNNNNNNNNNNNNNNATTGTTTCTGCTTAGTCCACGTCTCACTACGCCACCGACGTGACCATGGAGATCTCCatttcgtcgtcgtcgtcgggcACAACAAGATGCACCTGCAACGCCGGAGGCTTGGCTGCGCCGTGTATGCGAGGGGGCGGCACCCCTGGCATCTGCTGGAGGGGCTCCGGCGGCAGCGATATCGTGGCCTTGAANNNNNNNNNNNNNNNNNNNNNTTCCGGCCGCGCCCTCGGCCTTCCGACCGAGGCGGCGAATCGGCCGACGGAGGAGAGGGCCCCGCAGAAGCACGAGGAGAGCGCCGACGCTGCCGCCTGGCGCTCGGACCGCCCCGACCGGCGGACGATGGCTACGAGACCTAGCAAGTACAGCGCTAGGACCACGCCCACGTAGCAAAGGGCGTGGTGGGCGGCGTCCGCGTGCATCTTGGCCATCTGGCTGTGGATCTGATGCATGTGCGGCGTGGCGCTGGCATTGCCCTGGCACTGGCACCACAGCACCTCCAGTGGCACCGGGTCCATCTAAagtaaaagggaataagaaaatgaGTAAAGCTTGTTTTGTTTAAGACAAATTAGGAAGGGGACACTGACTTAATAGCCATTCTTTGTAACACCCTTATGTTCTATCTTTAAACTTTTCAATTTCCTTTGATCTATACTTCGAATACTTTAaaaccaaaacatttttaaagtggAAGGGGATCTGATAACATTCGGACAATCATGAAGGCCTGTGATCCTAAATCTAAAATCACGAGGAATATTTTCCACAATTAGAACCCACCTTTCTTACATATGCACTATTACTCCTCTTATTCGACCGAACATTAactaaaaaaatgtttctttgaaCTTTGGGCTCCTTGTAGAATCCCATGACTACTTTCCCTCTTTTCAGATATTTAAATGATGCACTTCAGGAATCTTTCTTCCTAGTACATATACATTACTTATCTTAAACCTGCCTATCTACCGAATATTCTTCATTCACCTCGAAAAGATCCACAGTGTAAGTGATTTCATCTATGATTGTGTCACTCGCCATTTGTCTACTTAGATTCCCCTCCTCACAGTAAAAGTTTCTACGCAATATACATTCCTACAAAGTTTAGGAAACGGACGAGGAAATGTGGGGTAGACATAAGCAATTTCAAAGACTGAGCTGTAATTATCAGTTCAGAAATACCTATGCCCTGTTTCCACATGTTTCTGATATATATGGTCCTATTGTTTGTGTATCTACTTATGGAATGAAACATAAATCCATGANNNNNNNNNNNNNNNNNNNNNNNNNNNNNNNNNNNNNNNNNNNNNNNNNNNNNNNNNNNNNNNNNNNNNNNNNNNNNNNNNNNNNNNNNNNNNNNNNNNNNNNNNNNNNNNNNNNNNNNNNNNNNNNNNNNNNNNNNNNNNNNNNNNNNNNNNNNNNNNNNNNNNNNNNNNNNNNNNNNNNNNNNNNNNNNNNNNNNNNNNNNNNNNNNNNNNNNNNNNNNNNNNNNNNNNNNNNNNNNNNNNNNNNNNNNNNNNNNNNNNNNNNNNNNNNNNNNNNNNNNNNNNNNNNNNNNNNNNNNNNNNNNNNNNNNNNNNNNNNNNNNNNNNNNNNNNNNNNNNNNNNNNNNNNNNNNNNNNNNNNNNNNNNNNNNNNNNNNNNNNNNNNNNNNNNNNNNNNNNNNNNNNNNNNNNNNNNNNNNNNNNNNNNNNNNNNNNNNNNNNNNNNNNNNNNNNNNNNNNNNNNNNNNNNNNNNNNNNNNNNNNNNNNNNNNNNNNNNNNNNNNNNNNNNNNNNNNNNNNNNNNNNNNNNNNNNNNNNNNNNNNNNNNNNNNNNNNNNNNNNNNNNNNNNNNNNNNNNNNNNNNNNNNNNNNNNNNNNNNNNNNNNNNNNNNNNNNNNNNNNNNNNNNNNNNNNNNNNNNNNNNNNNNNNNNNNNNNNNNNNNNNNNNNNNNNNNNNNNNNNNNNNNNNNNNNNNNNNNNNNNNNNNNNNNNNNNNNNNNNNNNNNNNNNNNNNNNNNNNNNNNNNNNNNNNNNNNNNNNNNNNNNNNNNNNNNNNNNNNNNNNNNNNNNNNNNNNNNNNNNNNNNNNNNNNNNNNNNNNNNNNNNNNNNNNNNNNNNNNNNNNNNNNNNNNNNNNNNNNNNNNNNNNNNNNNNNNNNNNNNNNNNNNNNNNNNNNNNNNNNNNNNNNNNNNNNNNNNNNNNNNNATACACAATTGAATAActaaaacatattaaataaatgaatggaaaccGCAATACGAAACGAGAATAGGCGATACCCTTGCGTCTCTGCAAATTATCGTGTTGCTATTTCTCTATCCAGCCACGTAATGCACTTTATCGAAATAATTCTATGCAATTGCTAAATGAGTGTGAGGGAAGAAACAACATTTTACATAACCCGTCTTTTCCGCTTGATGTTCCCGCGCAATCAGCTTAATTGCAAGCGATTCATTTTTGTCGGGTACAATCGTACTATTTTTTGGTACGTAAGCATCTTATTTATAAAGGGACCGCCATACACTTATCAAAAAGAAATTACAATTCATGAAATCCAATACTGANNNNNNNNNNNNNNNNNNNNNNAATAAGCTCGTTCTCATTTTGGTAATTTTGGGTCTGTATGTACTCTGATAAAGAGAAATGNNNNNNNNNNNNNNNNNNNNNNNNNNNNNNNNNNNNNNNNATGTCcaacattgaaattattatttttttttttttaaacctcgtTTTCAATTAGGTATTTTTTTGTCTAGATGTAcagtgataaagagaaaaaatatataatatataagtaatatataaaatataaataatagataaattccaatactgaaattattttatttttcatttcggtGGTTTTCGTCTATACGAAcagtgataaataaaaataatatacaatgtaaAGCAAAATAATGCCGAATGTGGAATTTGCAATCAATTTGGCAAACAGAAGAGATTACTTTTAACTTTGCAAAACTCTGTCCATTACATCTGACAGCGGAAATACAGTACTTTGCAATGACTTCTGTTGCATGTAAGGAAATTCTTCATTCTCAACTACTCNNNNNNNNNNNNNNNNNNNNNNNNNNNNNNNNNNNNNNNNNNNNNNNNNNNNNNNNNNNNNNNNNNNNNNNNNNNNNNNNNNNNNNNNNNNNNNNNNNNNNNNNNNNNNNNNNNNNNNNNNNNNNNNNNNNNNNNNNNNNNTATCGTCACCAACACNNNNNNNNNNNNNNNNNNNNNNNNNNNNNNNNNNNNNNNNNNNNNNNNNNNNNNNNNNNNNNNNNNNNNNNNNNNNNNNNNNNNNNNNNNNNNNNNNNNNNNNNNNNNNNNNNNNNNNNNNNNNNNNNNNNNNNNNNNNNNNNNNNNNNNNNNNNNNNNNNNNNNNNNNNNNNNNNNNNNNNNNNNNNNNNNNNNNNNNNNNNNNNNNNNNNNNNNNNNNNNNNNNNNNNNNNNNNNNNNNNNNNNNNNNNNNNNNNNNNNNNNNNNNNNNNNNNNNNNNNNNNNNNNNNNNNNNNNNNNNNNNNNNNNNNNNNNNNNNNNNNNNNNNNNNNNNNNNNNNNNNNNNNNNNNNNNNNNNNNNNNNNNNNNNNNNNNNNNNNNNNNNNNNNNNNNNNNNNNNNNNNNNNNNNNNNNNNNNNNNNNNNNNNNNNNNNNNNNNNNNNNNNNNNNNNNNNNNNNNNNNNNNNNNNNNNNNNNNNNNNNNNNNNNNNNNNNNNNNNNNNNNNNNNNNNNNNNNNNNNNNNNNNNNNNNNNNNNNNNNNNNNNNNNNNNNNNNNNNNNNNNNNNNNNNNNNNNNNNNNNNNNNNNNNNNNNNNNNNNNNNNNNNNNNNNNNNNNNNNNNNNNNNNNNNNNNNNNNNNNNNNNNNNNNNNNNNNNNNNNNNNNNNNNNNNNNNNNNNNNNNNNNNNNNNNNNNNNNNNNNNNNNNNNNNNNNNNNNNNNNNNNNNNNNNNNNNNNNNNNNNNNNNNNNNNNNNNNNNNNNNNNNNNNNNNNNNNNNNNNNNNNNNNNNNNNNNNNNNNNNNNNNNNNNNNNNNNNNNNNNNNNNNNNNNNNNNNNNNNNNNNNNNNNNNNNNNNNNNNNNNNNNNNNNNNNNNNNNNNNNNNNNNNNNNNNNNNNNNNNNNNNNNNNNNNNNNNNNNNNNNNNNNNNNNNNNNNNNNNNNNNNNNNNNNNNNNNNNNNNNNNNNNNNNNNNNNNNNNNNNNNNNNNNNNNNNNNNNNNNNNNNNNNNNNNNNNNNNNNNNNNNNNNNNNNNNNNNNNNNNNNNNNNNNNNNNNNNNNNNNNNNNNNNNNNNNNNNNNNNNNNNNNNNNNNNNNNNNNNNNNNNNNNNNNNNNNNNNNNNNNNNNNNNNNNNNNNNNNNNNNNNNNNNNNNNNNNNNNNNNNNNNNNNNNNNNNNNNNNNNNNNNNNNNNNNNNNNNNNNNNNNNNNNNNNNNNNNNNNNNNNNNNNNNNNNNNNNNNNNNNNNNNNNNNNNNNNNNNNNNNNNNNNNNNNNNNNNNNNNNNNNNNNNNNNNNNNNNNNNNNNNNNNNNNNNNNNNNNNNNNNNNNNNNNNNNNNNNNNNNNNNNNNNNNNNNNNNNNNNNNNNNNNNNNNNNNNNNNNNNNNNNNNAACGTAATCTACGTTACGTTACTTTTTTTGGCAATCTTGCTTATAAACcaattaatagattaataattaaGTTGATAAAGAGATTCATGATCCGGACCGATtctataaattaataaatcaaaaaaggTAATAAATCAAACAACAGTAGTNNNNNNNNNNNNNNNNNNNNNNNNNNNNNNNNNNNNNNNNNNNNNNNNNNNNNNNNNNNNNNNNNNNNNNNNNNNNNNNNNNNNNNNNNNNNNNNNNNNNNNNNNNNNNNNNNNNNNNNNNNNNNNNNNNNNNNNNNNNNNNNNNNNNNNNNNNNNNNNNNNNNNNNNNNNNNNNNNNNNNNNNNNNNNNNNNNNNNNNNNNNNNNNNNNNTGACCGAGAGATCTCTGTTCTAAAAATACAGAAGTCTGCCACTAACTTTTGTAGATAATAAACCCATTTTCTGTGACCATGCGCAAACCTCTGCAATCTACATCTATCAAAAGCAANNNNNNNNNNNNNNNNNNNNNNNNNNNNNNNNNNNNNNNNNNNNNNNNNNNNNNNNNNNNNNNNNNNNNNNNNNNNNNNNNNNNNNNNNNNNNNNNNNNNNNNNNNNNNNNNNNNNNNNNNNNNNNNNNNNNNNNNNNNNNNNNNNNNNNNNNNNNNNNNNNNNNNNNNNNNNNNNNNNNNNNNNNNNNNNNNNNNNNNNNNNNNNNNNNNNNNNNNNNNNNNNNNNNNNNNNNNNNNNNNNNNNNNNNNNNNNNNNNNNNNNNNNNNNNNNNNNNNNNNNNNNNNNNNNNNNNNNNNNNNNNNNNNNNNNNNNNNNNNNNNNNNNNNNNNNNNNNNNNNNNNNNNNNNNNNNNNNNNNNNNNNNNNNNNNNNNNNNNNNNNNNNNNNNNNNNNNNNNNNNNNNNNNNNNNNNNNNNNNNNNNNNNNNNNNNNNNNNNNNNNNNNNNNNNNNNNNNNNNNNNNNNNNNNNNNNNNNNNNNNNNNNNNNNNNNNNNNNNNNNNNNNNNNNNNNNNNNNNNNNNNNNNNNNNNNNNNNNNNNNNNNNNNNNNNNNNNNNNNNNNNNAACNNNNNNNNNNNNNNNNNNNNNNNNNNNNNNNNNNNNNNNNNNNNNNNNNNNNNNNNNNNNNNNNNNNNNNNGAGAGTGACAAATTGAGACAGTGACATTATGGAAATTTTTCAGATAAACAgtgatctatatacatattttcacagtCATCCATCCGTCAGTTAACAATGAAAGTGGACAGTAAACAGAATCTCCAATAAGTATGCCAGAAAAGGTTAGNNNNNNNNNNNNNNNNNNNNNNNNNNNNNNNNNNNNNNNNNNNNNNNNNNNNNNNTANNNNNNNNNNNNNNNNNNNNNNNNNNNNNNNNNNNNNNNNNNNNNNNNNNNNNNNNNNNNNNNNNNNNNNNNNNNNNNNNNNNNNNNNNNNNNNNNNNNNNNNNNNNNNNNNNNNNNNNNNNNNNNNNNNNNNNNNNNNNNNNNNNNNNNNNNNNNNNNNNNNNNNNNNNNNNNNNNNNNNNNNNNNNNNNNNNNNNNNNNNNNNNACGTAATAAatgtcaccaccatcatcatcacaacaataaatagatagaccaaCAAAGTNNNNNNNNNNNNNNNNNNNNNNNNNNNNNNNNNNNNNNNNNNNNNNNNNNNNNNNNNNNNNNNNNNNNNNNNNNNNNNNNNNNNNNNNNNNNNNNNNNNNNNNNNNNNNNNNNNNNNNNNNNNNNNNNNNNNNNNACAGCTCAACAACAAAACTTACCTTTACCTTATTCAACAATAAAATGCGTTCAAATATTCATAGTGCCAAGACTCTGttcccatactttttttttcaaaattcaaatgATTTTCCCTTTGATAAACTGATCATAAAAACTAAAACGTCATATCAATATTACTCATGATGCGGTAGCCTTGGTGATAATTATTTCCTTCGGGGCAAAACGTGACCGCGTCTGTAACAAAACGGAGGAAAAACCGGCATGCACACTCTCTCCCGAGGCTGCTCCATTGTATCGAAGAGGTGACTGGCGCGAGGATTTGGCTCCGATGGTGTCCGCGGTCGGGCGACCACGGCCCCCCCGTTCCATCTTCTCCGTCTCCGCTGGAGTCAGTATCCgtttttattcaaaataaaataaaacgagcaATCCGNNNNNNNNNNNNNNNNNNNNNNNNNNNNNNNNNNNNNNNNNNNNNNNNNNNNNNNNNNNNNNNNNNNNNNNNNNNNNNNNNNNNNNNNNNNNNNNNNNNNNNNNNNNNNNNNNNNNNNNNNNNNNNNNNNNNNNNNNNNNNNNNNNNNNNNNNNNNNNNNNNNNNNNNNNNNNNNNNNNNNNNNNNNNNNNNNNNNNNNNNNNNNNNNNNNNNNNNNNNNNNNNNNNNNNNNNNNNNNNNNNNNNNNNNNNNNNNNNNNNNNNNNNNNNNNNNNNNNNNNNNNNNNNNNNNNNNNNNNNNNNNNNNNNNNNNNNNNNNNNNNNNNNNNNNNNNNNNNNNNNNNNNNNNNNNNNNNNNNNNNNNNNNNNNNNNNNNNNNNNNNNNNNNNNNNNNNNNNNNNNNNNNNNNNNNNNNNNNNNNNNNNNNNNNNNNNNNNNNNNNNNNNNNNNNNNNNNNNNNNNNNNNNNNNNNNNNNNNNNNNNNNNNNNNNNNNNNNNNNNNNNNNNNNNNNNNNNNNNNNNNNNNNNNNNNNNNNNNNNNNNNNNNNNNNNNNNNNNNNNNNNNNNNNNNNNNNNNNNNNNNNNNNNNNNNNNNNNNNNNNNNNNNNNNNNNNNNNNNNNNNNNNNNNNNNNNNNNNNNNNNNNNNNNNNNNNNNNNNNNNNNNNNNNNNNNNNNNNNNNNNNNNNNNNNNNNNNNNNNNNNNNNNNNNNNNNNNNNNNNNNNNNNNNNNNNNNNNNNNNNNNNNNNNNNNNNNNNNNNNNNNNNNNNNNNNNNNNNNNNNNNNNNNNNNNNNNNNNNNNNNNNNNNNNNNNNNNNNNNNNNNNNNNNNNNNNNNNNNNNNNNNNNNNNNNNNNNNNNNNNNNNNNNNNNNNNNNNNNNNNNNNNNNNNNNNNNNNNNNNNNNNNNNNNNNNNNNNNNNNNNNNNNNNNNNNNNNNNNNNNNNNNNNNNNNNNNNNNNNNNNNNNNNNNNNNNNNNNNNNNNNNNNNNNNNNNNNNNNNNNNNNNNNNNNNNNNNNNNNNNNNNNNNNNNNNNNNNNNNNNNNNNNNNNNNNNNNNNNNNNNNNNNNNNNNNNNNNNNNNNNNNNNNNNNNNNNNNNNNNNNNNNNNNNNNNNNNNNNNNNNNNNNNNNNNNNNNNNNNNNNNNNNNNNNNNNNNNNNNNNNNNNNNNNNNNNNNNNNNNNNNNNNNNNNNNNNNNNNNNNNNNNNNNNNNNNNNNNNNNNNNNNNNNNNNNNNNNNNNNNNNNNNNNNNNNNNNNNNNNNNNNNNNNNNNNNNNNNNNNNNNNNNNNNNNNNNNNNNNNNNNNNNNNNNNNNNNNNNNNNNNNNNNNNNNNNNNNNNNNNNNNNNNNNNNNNNNNNNNNNNNNNNNNNNNNNNNNNNNNNNNNNNNNNNNNNNNNNNNNNNNNNNNNNNNNNNNNNNNNNNNNNNNNNNNNNNNNNNNNNNNNNNNNNNNNNNNNNNNNNNNNNNNNNNNNNNNNNNNNNNNNNNNNNNNNNNNNNNNNNNNNNNNNNNNNNNNNNNNNNNNNNNNNNNNNNNNNNNNNNNNNNNNNNNNNNNNNNNNNNNNNNNNNNNNNNNNNNNNNNNNNNNNNNNNNNNNNNNNNNNNNNNNNNNNNNNNNNNNNNNNNNNNNNNNNNNNNNNNNNNNNNNNNNNNNNNNNNNNNNNNNNNNNNNNNNNNNNNNNNNNNNNNNNNNNNNNNNNNNNNNNNNNNNNNNNNNNNNNNNNNNNNNNNNNNNNNNNNNNNNNNNNNNNNNNNNNNNNNNNNNNNNNNNNNNNNNNNNNNNNNNNNNNNNNNNNNNNNNNNNNNNNNNNNNNNNNNNNNNNNNNNNNNNNNNNNNNNNNNNNNNNNNNNNNNNNNNNNNNNNNNNNNNNNNNNNNNNNNNNNNNNNNNNNNNNNNNNNNNNNNNNNNNNNNNNNNNNNNNNNNNNNNNNNNNNNNNNNNNNNNNNNNNNNNNNNNNNNNNNNNNNNNNNNNNNNNNNNNNNNNNNNNNNNNNNNNNNNNNNNNNNNNNNNNNNNNNNNNNNNNNNNNNNNNNNNNNNNNNNNNNNNNNNNNNNNNNNNNNNNNNNNNNNNNNNNNNNNNNNNNNNNNNNNNNNNNNNNNNNNNNNNNNNNNNNNNNNNNNNNNNNNNNNNNNNNNNNNNNNNNNNNNNNNNNNNNNNNNNNNNNNNNNNNNNNNNNNNNNNNNNNNNNNNNNNNNNNNNNNNNNNNNNNNNNNNNNNNNNNNNNNNNNNNNNNNNNNNNNNNNNNNNNNNNNNNNNNNNNNNNNNNNNNNNNNNNNNNNNNNNNNNNNNNNNNNNNNNNNNNNNNNNNNNNNNNNNNNNNNNNNNNNNNNNNNNNNNNNNNNNNNNNNNNNNNNNNNNNNNNNNNNNNNNNNNNNNNNNNNNNNNNNNNNNNNNNNNNNNNNNNNNNNNNNNNNNNNNNNNNNNNNNNNNNNNNNNNNNNNNNNNNNNNNNNNNNNNNNNNNNNNNNNNNNNNNNNNNNNNNNNNNNNNNNNNNNNNNNNNNNNNNNNNNNNNNNNNNNNNNN
This Penaeus monodon isolate SGIC_2016 chromosome 19, NSTDA_Pmon_1, whole genome shotgun sequence DNA region includes the following protein-coding sequences:
- the LOC119585443 gene encoding uncharacterized protein LOC119585443, coding for MDPVPLEVLWCQCQGNASATPHMHQIHSQMAKMHADAAHHALCYVGVVLALYLLGLVAIVRRSGRSERQAAASALSSCFCGALSSVGRFAASVGRPRARPEXXXXXXXFKATISLPPEPLQQMPGVPPPRIHGAAKPPALQVHLVVPDDDDEMEISMVTSVA